The sequence TGGATCGAGCAGACCAAGCTCACCGTGAGCGATGGCGGTGCCGGTGCCTCGTTTGGATTCGCCGTCGGCCTGTCTGGCGACTACGCCCTCGTTGGGTCGACCCTGGCAGATGGAGGCGATGCGCTCACCGGGGCCGCCTACGTCTTCGAGCGGAACGGGGACGACTGGGTCCTGCAGGACAAGCTCGCTGCCGAGGATGGGGTGCCGAGCGACTTCTTCGGCGTCTCCGTGGCCATCGACGACGACTTTGCCGTGATCGGCTCGTTCAACGCGGACGGATCGAGCCCTGGCACAGGTGCCGCCTATGTGTTCAACCGGCTGGGGAGCACGTGGACGCAGATCGCGAAGCTAGCCGCCAGCGATGGGGGCGCCGTCGACCTGTTCGGGGGCGCCGTGGCGATCTCCGACGGCTGCGCGCTGGTCGGCGCCGAAGGAAGCAATACCGCTAGGGGGGCGGCCTACGCCTACTGCGGCTTTGCCACCCTCGTAAGCACCCAGGACGGCGTTCCAGACAGCCTCCACCTCGCCTCGACCTACCCCAACCCTACTACCTCGACCGCGACGGTTGGCTTCACACTGCCCACGGCCGAAGAGGCGCGCGTGGAAGTGCTCGACCTGCTCGGGCGGCGCGTCGCCACACTCGCCGACGGCTTTCGGGCAGCGGGCGAGCACCGCGTCACGCTGGACGCGACGAGTCTGCCGAGCGGCGTCTATGCGGTGCGCCTCGTCACGCCGAGTGCTACGCTCACGGAGCGTGTCACGGTCGTGCGATGACTGGTAGATCCGGGCTTAAGCAGGGCGCAAGCCGTTGAGACACAGGTCCACGAAGTGCGCCTCGCGCCCGTTGAGGAAAGCGTCCCATTCCTCTTTGGTGGCCCCCGCGTAGGCGCGCACGAGGCCGCCGCCCACGGTTGGGAAGAACGTCATCGACACGAGGAATGTGGTGAACTCCAGCAGGGTGATCGGGCGAATTTCGCCTGCCGCAATGGCTGCATCGAGCTTCGCCTGCATGGCCGTGCGCCCGTCGGGGAATTCAAGCGCGATGGTCTGCCGCCAGCGCTCCGGGTGGTGGTGCAATTCGGAGATGATGTAACCGACCAGGTACGGGTGGTCGTCCATCATCGCGAGGTCTGCGACGATGAGGTCGCGGACGAAGTCGCGGAACGGGACGTCGGGCTGCATCGCGGGCTCGAAGCGGCGGAACGTCTCGCGGACGGCCCGCATGAAGACGGCCTCAGCGAGGCGTTCCTTGCTGCGGAAGTAGTAGTGCAGCATCGACTTGTTGACGCAGGCCTCGTCGGCGATCTCCTGCATGCGCGCGCCATCGGTGCCCTGGCGGAGAAACACCCGGTGCGCGGCGTCGAGGATGTTGACTTCCGCCTCGTCGATGTCGTCGGGCGGCGCGAGGTCGGTCACGGCGGGATGCGCGTCGTGCAGGGCCATACCAGCAAAAGGCACGTGGGAGAGGTCGGCGGTGCAGTGGGGCAGGCGGTGCGGTACGCGCTAGGCTGCCGCTTTGGTTTCGCGCTCGCGAGGGGCACGGCGTGGGTCAGCGACCGAGCGCCTGGTGGCATGGGCGGCTTCGCTAAAGCTTGACACACTGGAATATGTGACCGATTTGGTCGATATGAGGCCTTTTCTAGCAGGGCTATCCAAGCGATTCAACTAAATGGTTAAACCGGGCGGAACGCTCCTCATTCGGGCTCGTCTCATCGATCAACCACTTGGTTGGACAAGCCGGGTGGCTCCTCTCTATCCTGCCCTTCTCCTCGCCCTGTCGATGCGTTGCCTCCTCCTTCTTGGCCTGCTGAGTGTGTCGTTTGACGCTCGTGCGCAGCAGCCTGCTGCCCTGTCAGCCCCGCTCCAAACTGCCCTCGAAGCCGAACTCGGCCGCCTCGGTCACCACGTTGCTGACGATGCGTGGCCCTCCGTGGCTGACCCATTCGGGTCCACCACCGACAACCCCGGAGGCATTCAGGTTGCGCTGGTAGATCCTGTTCTCGTGGCGGAGACCCAGCGCGCCGTGCGTCGTCCGAATGCGCTCGAGCGCGATGTAGCGCTTCTCCTCGAGAGTCTCGCCCTGAGCACGGAGACGCTGACGCTCGTGGTGCACCCGGACTGGGCGACGGTGCCTGCGACACGCCGCGCCGACCTCGCAGGGACGCTGGGCGTGGCCCGCCTGGACGTCGTCCCAGCCACGAGCGCCGCAGCGATTGCGAGTGCCGTGCCGGAAGGGGCTATCGTCTACGTGGATGCGGGCACCGGCCTCTCTGACACGGCACTGCGCGACGTGGCGAGGAACCTGACCGAGCGTGGCACGCCGATGCTCGCCGCCACGCCTATGCTCGTCCGTCACGGCTTCCTCGCGAGCGCGTCGCCCGACTTCGAGGAGGCGCTCGCGCGCCGCCTGGCCTTGACGCTCGCCGACGTGGCGCGGTCGGACAGCCTGGCACCGACGGCCTTCACCGCGCCGCGGCCGCTGCCGGCTCGGCTGACGATCAACGCTGCGACGGCGTCCGATCTCGGCCTCGCGCTCCCGTGGGACGTGCTTCTCCAGGCCGATGTGCTGGGCGAGGCGGCGGCGACGGCCGCACCGCTCGGCTTCGACGATGCGGTGCAGATCGCAGCGCGCGACAACGCGGCGTTGCGGGCGGAGGTCTACCGAGCAGAAGCCGCCGAGGCGGCCGTCGCGCTGGCGCGGAGCCGCGTGCTCCCGCAGGTACGCCTGTCGAGCACGGCGCGGCTCGTGAACGACGACCTTGCCACGTCGGCGCTTGGGGGCGCGGTACCGGAGCGGCTGTGGACGTCGGAGGTCGAAGTCTTCCAGGTGCTCTTCTCCGAGCCGGCGTTCGCGGGCATCGCGGCACAGCGGCGGTTCGCGGTGGCGGCGCGCTACGAGCGGGAATCGGTCCGCCTCGATGCCGCCTCGAACGGGGCGCTAGCGTTCCTCGGCGTACTGCGTGCGCAGACCGGCGCGGCCATCGCCGAAGAGCGCGTCGCGCGGACGCAGGTCGACCTCGATGCTGCACGGTCGCGCTCGGATGCGGGAGTGGCGAGCGCAGGTGACGTGGCGCGGCTCCATGCCGAGGTGGCACGGGCGCGGCAGGACCTCGTCCTCGCCTGGGGTGGCGTGGAGGTGGCCGGACTGGTGCTCAACCAGACGCTCGATCTCGCCATCGACGCATCGGTGCAGGTTGCCGTGGAGGGCGTAGTCGTGGTGCAGGCCGACGAAGAAGGTGGAGCGGTTCTCCTCGCCTCCACGGCCAAGCTGCCCGCTATTCCTGATGCTGGGGTATCTGATGCCCTCGCGACGCCGCGTGCCCTCCTTGCTCAGATCCCGATGCTGTCGCTCGTGCACGCGCCCGGTGCCACGCGAGAGCTCGCGGCACAGGCCGAGGCGAACGCGCTCACCGACGCCCCGGCGTCGCAGGCGCTCCAAGCCGTTGTGACGGCCAGGCAGCGGCAACTCACCTCGGCGCAGCGCTCGCTCTATCTCCCTGAGCTGAGCCTCTTCGCCAGCGCGAGCACCCGTCTCGCCGACGGCGGTGCCGGCCTCACCATTCCCCAAGGCCTTCCTGTCCCGCCTGCTCCCGACGAGACGTGGGCGGTCGGGGTCCAATTGAACTTTGACCTCTTCAGCGGCGGACGCAAGGCCGCGCAGCGTCGCCTCGCTGAAGCCGAGGTGTTCCAGGCGCAGGCGCAGCTCGACCTCGTGCAGCAGCAACTCGCGCTCGGCGCCCGCGCGGCCGCCACGCAGCTCGGCACCACGCACGCGGCCTACCGCCAGGCCGAGGACGCCGCCCGTTCCGCCGCCGTGGCCTATGCCGATGTGGCCCGCCTCTACCGCGAAGGCGTCGTCGGGGTGACGGCGCTCGTGGAAGCGCAGGAAGGCCTGCGCATCACGCAAGAGCTCGCCGCCAGCGCCGCCTATGACGTGGCTGAGGCCTACGTGGACCTCCAGCGCGCCACCGGCCGCTTCGACGCGCTCGACCGCCCCGACGTCGCCGATTCATCCTCCGATGCGCTCACCGCGCGCCGTCCCTAGCTGCCCCATCGCACCTCTTTCGACCCCGATCCCTTCAGCCGTCATGTGCACGTCTCCCGTTCCCCATCCTGCCGCCCATCTCGTGGCGCGCTTTTTCCTCGGAGTGCTCATTGCCCTCTTCTTTCTGCTCTCCGGCTGCTCGGCGGAGGAGCCGACCGCGCCACCGCCTCCGCTCGTCCGCACCGTAGCCGTCGCGCCGGGTGGCACCACCGCGGAGTCGTTCTCCGGCGTGACACGCGCCGCCGTCGAGTCCCGCGTCGCCTTTCAGGTGGGCGGCGTCGTGTCGGATGTTGCTGTCGAAATTGGCGACCGCGTCCGTCGCGGTAGCCTCGTCGCATGGCTCGACCCGGCTGACCTCACCCTCCAGGCGCAGCAGGCCCGCTCCGGCTTGCAGCAGGCCGAGAGCCAGGCCCGACTCGCTGGGGCCGGCTACGACCGCGTGCGCCAGCTCTACGAGCAGGGCGTTGTGCCGGTCAGCCAGTACGATGCCGCGCGGACACGCCTCGAAACGGTCCAGGCTGGAGCGACGGCGGCCCGCGACCAGGTGGCGCTCGCCGAGCGCAGGTTGGGCTACGCACGCCTCATGGCGCCCGTCAACGGCGCCATCGCCGAGGTGCTGGTGGAAGCGGGCGAACTCGTCGCGCCGGGGCAGCCGGTGGCGCTCGTGACCACACAGGGCAGCCCAATGGAGGTGACGGTGAGCGTCCCCGAGAACGCCGTGACGGGCCTCCGCGCGGGGGACGTCGCGACGGTCGCGCTGACCGCGTTTCCCGATGTCCTCTTCGATGGCCGCGTCGCTGAGGTCGGCGTGTCTGCGGGACGCGGGGCCACGACATTCCCTGTCGTCGTCCGTCTCAACAGCGCCAACGCCGACGTACGCAGCGGCATGACGGCGCGCGTCGAGTTCGCGCCCGACGCAGACGGTGCCGCAGCAACAGGGCCGCTCGTGCTGCCCGTCGCCGCCATCGACGCCGACACCGAGGGGACCTATGTGATGGTCGTGGAGGTCCCGCCCGCGGACACCACCGCCGCGTCCAGCGACCCTGCCACAGGCCAGCGTGAGGCTGTCGTGCGCCGCCGCGCCGTCGAGACGGGGACTCTTCGCGGCGACGGCGTCGAGGTGACGAGCGGGCTGACCGAGGCTGACCACGTGGTGGCTGCTGGCCTCGGCGAGTTGGCCGACGGCCAGCGCGTCCGCCTCGCCGACTACGACCCCCTCGCCCGCGACCTCCTCTCGTTCAGCGGACGCTGAGTCCACGTTCACCCTTCCAAGCTCTCCCCCTGGACAGGGGGAGTCCGCGAAGCGGGAGGGGGTAGATCTGCCGAGCACAGAGTGACACCGCGCTCACACGGTTAACCACCCCCAGCCCCTCCTGGACAGGAGGGGAGCTAGGTCGAGCTCTAGTCGGCTCAGACAACCGTACCCAAACCCGTCCGCCCCTGACGAAGCACCAGAAGCAAGGTGCCGCGCACAAAAGTCACGCAGCATCGACTTCTCACTTCTTCCTTCGCCCTTCTGCCTTCCCGACCCATGCGCCTCACCCGTTCCGCCCTCGACAACCGCGTCGTCGTCTACGTGGCGGTGGCCCTTCTCGCCTTCGCCGGGCTCCGCGCCTACCTCGCGCTCCCGCGCGCCGAGGACCCCGGCTTCGTCATCCGCAACGCTGTCGTGTCGGTGCTCTGGCCGGGGGCCAGTGCCGAGCGTGTTGAGCGGCACATCGCCGAGCCGATGGAGCGTGCGCTCGAAGAGGTCAAAGGGGCCTCGCACGTCGAGACGAGCATCCAGGCGGGCGCGGCCGGGTTTTCGTTCGAGATCGAGTACGCCGTCGCCGACGTGGAGGGCGCATGGACGGAGATGCGCGAGGCTATCGCCGACGTGGTGCCCGGGTTGCCGCCCGGCGTGATCGGGCCGTTCATCAACGACGACTTCGGCGACGTCTTCGGCACCGTCATCGCGATCACCGGCGACGACTACACGCCCGTCGAACTCGAACGCGCGGCGCTCGAACTCCGCCGCCGCATCCTCGCTCTCGACGACGCCCGCAGCGTGCAACTCGACGGCGTGCTCCAGCGACAAGTTGTTGTGGAGTACGACCCCGCCCGCCTCGCGGCGCTCGGCGTCTCGACCGGCTACCTGATCGGGCAGCTCCAGCAGCGCAACCTCGTCGCGCCCGGCGGCGACCTCCAGGTGGATGGCCAGCAGATCGCGCTCCGCACCGACGGCGCATTCGAATCCGTCGCGGATATCGAAGCAATGGCGCTGCGGCTGTCGACCGGCGAGGTCGTCTCGCTGCGCGACATCGCCACCGTGCGCGACGCCTACCAGGACCCGGCGCGGCAGCTCGTCCGGTACAGCGGCCAGCCTGCCATCACCGTCGGCGTGTCGATGGCCGACGACGGCAAGCTCACCGAGTTCGGCCCCGAGGTGATGCGCGTCGTCGCCGAGACTGAGGCCGACCTCCCGGCGGGGCTCGACTTCCACACGGTCGTCTACCAGCCGGAGGTCGTGCAGTCACTCACGTCGGAGTTCGTATGGAGCCTCATCCAGGCCGTCGCCATCGTGATCGGCGTGCTGCTGCTCGCGCTCGGCGTGCGGACGGGCCTCGTCGTCGCGGCGTCGATCCCGCTGACCATGTTTGCGGCGTTCCTGTGCATGCAGTTCTTCGGCATCACGATCAACCAGATGTCGCTCACGGCGCTGATCGTGGCGCTCGGGCTGCTCGTGGACAACTCCATCGTCGTAGCCGAGCAGACGCTCACGGATCTCCAGCGCGGGAAGTCGAAGCGCGCCGCCATCCTCGGAGCCACCCGCGAGATGGCGCTGCCGCTCCTCGTCGCGTCGATGTGTACGGTCGCGGCGCTGCTGCCGACCTACCTCGCCGAGAGTTCGTCGGCGGAGTACACGAGCGCGCTCTTCGAGGTGCTGCTGTTCTCGCTCGTCGTGTCGTGGATGCTCGCGCTCACGCTTATTCCGGTGCTCTGCCTGGTCTTCCTGAAGGCGGATCGCGGGACGGGCGAGGACGATGCCAAGATGTCGCGCTGGGAGCGGCTTACGCAGCGCTTCCGTCGCTCGACGGACGACGAGACGGCTGGCACCGAGCAGCCTGCGCAGCAGGACGAGGGCAACGCCTACGACTCGAAGCTCTACCGGACGTACCGCGGCACGCTGACGGCGATGGTGCGGCGGCCGTGGCTCTCGCTCGGCGGCTTCGTGGCAGTGCTCTTCGGCGCGTTCGCGCTCTTCGGGACACTCGTGCCGCAGCAGTTCTTCCCGACGAAGGAGTACGAGGTCTTCAACGTCGAACTCGATCTGCCCTACGGTACCTCCATCGCCCAGACGGAGCGCGTGGTCGCCGACCTGGAGCGGTTCTACGCCGACAGCCTCGCGGGGAGCCTTGCCGCCAACGGCGAGGTCGAGACGCCGGGCGTGCTGCGGTGGGCGGCCTACGTCGGCTCCGCGCCGCCGCGATACACGCTGTCGTACGCCCCGAAGGCCCCGCGCCCGGGCTACGCTTACCTCCTCGTCACAGGCACAAGCCACGAGATCCAGCCCGATGTCTTTATCCGCACGGAGCAGTACCTCCAGCGCGCGCACCCTGACGTGACCGTGCGCGCCCAGCGCGTCCGCAACGGTCCGGCCATCGACTATCCCGTTGAGGTCCGCATCTCCGGCCCCGACCCGGCTGTCCTCGAAGGCCTCGCCGCTGACCTCCGCGACCACCTCCGCGCCGTCCCCGGCACCGCGAACGTCGGCACCGACTGGGGCCGCCGCCAGGCCACGCTCGACATCGCCGTGGACCACGACGCCGCGCGCCGCGCCGGGCTCTCGACGGCCGACATCACGACCTCGCTCCAGACCGCGCTTGACGGGGTGCCGCTGACCGCGCTCCAGGAGGGCGACGACCTCGTGCCGGTGGTGCTCCGCTCCACGGACGCGCTCGCCGGGGCCGAAGCACTCAACCGGCTCGACCTCTACAGCCAGGCAACGGGCCGCACCGTGCCGTTCGGGCAGGTTGCCCAGGCGACGGTCGTCTACGAGCCCGGGACCATCGAGCGCTACGCCGGGCAGCGCACCATCACCGTCGAAACCGATATCGCGCACGACGCGGGGCCCTTCGTGACGCCGTTCTCGCTGCAGGCCGAGGTCGGGGCATACATGACCGACGCCGCGTGGCCCGCCGGGTACAGCTACGCATACGGCGGCGACATCGAGGAGAGCGCCGACTCGCAGGATGCGATCAACGCCAAGCAGGGCATCGCCATCGTGGTGATCCTGCTCCTGCTCGTGCTCCAGTTCAACGCGCTGCGCCCGCCCACCATCGTGCTGCTGACGCTGCCGTTCGCCTTCATCGGCGTCACGCTCGGGATGCTCGTCTCCGGCTACGCGTTCGGCTTCATGCCGCTCTTGGGCACGATCGCGCTCTTCGGCATCCTCATCAACAACGCCGTGGTGCTCCTCGACCGGATCGGCTCGCTCCGACGGCGCGGGCTCGATGGCGAGCAGGCGGTGATCCACGCCGCCGAGCAGCGCCTGCGCCCGATCCTGCTCACTGCCGCGACGACGGCGGGCGGCCTGATCCCGCTCTGGATCTCCGGCAACCCGCTCTTCGCGCCGATGGCCGTGGCGATGCTCTTCGGCCTCGTAGCCTCGTCCGCGCTCACGCCGGGCCTTGTGCCGGTGCTCTACACGCTCTTCTACCGCCTCCGCTTCCGCGACTTCGCCTACGACCCCGACGCCAGCACGGACGCCGAGTTGGTGGACGAGGACGCGCGCACCAGTGAGATGCAGACCGGCGCATTCGGCGGTGACGGCGCGACGGCATCGCCGACGGTGGTGCCAGCTTGATGCGCCTACTCGCCCTCTAGCAGTCCCTCCTGATCCTGTCCGTTGTGGACCAGCACGGCGGTGCCGACGGCCTGTGCGAGGCGGTCGAGGCGCTCGGCGGCGGCCTCGGACTCGCCATCGGCGGGGCGGGGCATGCCGAGGAACGTGAGATCGGCGTTGACGCTGTTGCGCGCGATCAGGTCGAGGATGGGGAGCCGGTCCGGGCTGCTGGGCGGCTTGCGGACGATGATGACGACGTTGGCCTCCACACGCACGTCGTCGAGCAGCGCCTCCGTGTGGGCGCGTGTGGCGTCGATGGCCTCCTTCGCGTCCACGATGCGGTGGACGCAGATCTCGGCGTCGTCCCAGAAGCGGTGCTGCGTGAGGAGGTAGGCGAGGAGCAGCATCAGGTCGCCGTTGCCGCCGCGCCCGCCCCACCAGACATGGATGCGGCGCTTTTGCCCGAAGCCTTTCGTCTCGTCCATGCGCAGGAAGAGGACCGACTTGTGGAGGTCGGAGAAGCTACGCACGAGGTCCATCAGCAGCACGCGCCCGCCGGGCGTCCCGCTCCAGCCCATCAGCGCCGTGTTTGATTCCAGCGGCCCGATGCCGTGCGCCTGCGCGACCGCCACGGCTCCCTCGCGGAAGTCGGGCACGATCTGCGCCTCGGCGAAGGCCGTCATCTGGCGGTCCTGGATGTACGACCGGATATGCCGCTCGGCCGTCTCGCGGAGTTTGGGCTTGTTCGCCTCCGCGACGGTGCCGGTGATGAGTTGGAAGAACGTCACGAGGCCTCGTCCTCGGCTGAGCCATTCCGCTAGGGCGACGAGGTGCTCTCGGTTGTGCGGCTGCCCGGTGAACACCATCAGGTGGGGCCGCCAGTTGCGCGTGTCGTCGGCCGCGGGCGTGCGGTCGAGGTTGAGGAGCGCGTACCGCGCGATGGAGGTCCAGATGCCGCTGCGCACGTCGCCCCAGGCGCGGCGGGTGCCCCGGCGGCTGAGCGCGAAGAAGAGGCCGTACGAGATCACGATCGCCGCAACCGTCGCCGGGGCGTTGATGAGAAACATCGCGCCGTAGCAGCCCGCCGCGCCGAGGAGCGGCACTATGAGCGGGACGTTGAAGCGGGGGCGGTAGCTCGGGTTACCCACGAGCCGTTCGATACCGGCGACGAGGTTCACCATCCCATAGGTGTTCAGGAAGAACATCGTGATGATCGGTGCGACGAAGTCGAGGTCGCCCGCCCAGATCACGACGACGGCGACCACGCCCGTGATGAGGACCGCCATGCGCGGCTCGGTCGGACTGCCCAGGTTCGAGGCGATCCAGCCCGGCACCACGCGGTCCTTCGACACCGCCTGCAAGGTGCGCGGGGCCGCGAGCACGCTGCCGAGCGCCGACGAGAGCGTGCTCGCCGCCACGCCTGCGAGGATGAGCACCGGCACGCTCGCGATCCGCTCCATCGAGAGGTTGTCGCTGATGAGGATGTCCGCCGGAAGCTGGAACGCAAACCACACCGCCGCCGCAACATAGACGAGCGCCGTCACCACGATGGAGGTGATCGTGCCGAGCGGGATGCTGTGCGACGGATCCTTGAGGTCGCCCGAGAGGCTGATCCCGACCTCGATGCCCGTCACGGCGGGGAAGAACACCGCGAAGACGACCCAGAAGCTGATGCCGTCGGTGTAGCTCTGCGTCAGGTTCGGCTCCACGAACTCGCCCCACCCGCCGGTGAAGAACGAGATCAGCGCCGCGATAAGAATGGCAAGGATGCCATACTGGATCTTGAGCGCGAAGTCGGCCCCCACCCACGCGATCACCACGAACACGAGCGCCACGCCGGTGGCGATGGTTTGCGGCGGGATGCCCTGGACGGCCGCCAGCCCCGAGATCGCCTCGGTGAAGCCGATGATGTAGAACGCGACCGAGATCGCCTGCGAGAGGTAGAGCGGGATGCCGATGGCCCCGCCGATCTCCAGCCCGAGCGAGCGCGAGATGAGGTAGTAGTTGCCGCCCGCTTTCACGTCCATGCTCGTCGCGATGGCCGAGAGCGAGAGGCCCGTCAGGAACGAGATCGCATTCGCGAGCGCGATGATGAGGAGCGCGCCGTAGAGCCCGGCCTGACCCACGACCCACCCCGTCCGTAGGAAGAGGATGATGCCGAGGATCGTGAGAACGTTCGGCGTGAACACCCCGGCGAAGGTGCCGAAGCGCCCTGCGGCGGGTGTGCTAGATGTGGGGGGTGAGGCCACGAGCGAGAGGTCAGAGGCAACGGTGCGAGCAGCAGCAACTTACGCGGCCAATCCTGTACCTCCGACCCCTCTTTCGTGGCACCAGTGGCGCCCGGAGTCGTTTGCGTCGCCAAGTGGTGTCTGCGCCGCCGCGTGACTGCCGCCGCGTGACCGACGCTGCGTGAGATACCTTTCGGTCGACAGGACTCTCTTCGTACAAACACGCAGGATCGCGGCATGAGTACTCCCCGAATCGTCTCGCTGCTGCCCAGCGCCACGGAGATCGTCTGCGCGCTGGGGCTGGCGGACCGGCTCGTCGGTGTGACGCACGAGTGCGACTGGCCGCCGGAGGTCGCAGGCCTGCCCGTCGTGACACGCTCGCGCATTCCAGCGGACGCCAGCAGCGCTGAGATCGACGCGCTCGTCCGCGAGCAACTCCAGACCGAGGCCGCGCTCTACACGCTCGACGAGGAGACCCTGGCCACGCTCGCGCCGGACCTCCTCGTGACGCAGGCGCTCTGCGACGTGTGCGCGGTCGCTGAGGCCGAGGTCGCCGCCGCGGCCTGTCGCTTGCCGGGGTCGCCCCGCGTGCTCAACCTCGAACCGATGACGCTGGCCGAGGTGCTCGGGTCCATACGCGCCGTGGGCGACGCTACCGGCGTGGACGCGACGCCCGTGGTGGCTGCGCTCGAAGCGCGGATCCGGGCCGTCGCTGCCGCCGTGGCGAGGCGTTCTCGGCCCCGTGTGGCGATGGTGGAATGGCTCGACCCGCCGTTCTCGGCTGGCCACTGGAACCCCGAACTGGTCCACCTCGCAGGCGGGACTGAGGTGCTGGGCCGTACAGGCACGGCGTCGCGGACGCTCCAGTGGGAGGAGGTCGTCGCGGCGCAGCCCGAGGTTGTAGTGGTCGCGTGCTGCGGCTTCGAAATCCCGCGCGCGCTCGAAGACATCGGGGTGCTCGACGCGGTGGAGGGCTGGGCGACGGTGCCGGCGGCACGTGACGGGCGCGTGTTCGTCGTAGACGGCTCAGGGCTGTTTGCGCGGCCGGGCCCGCGTCTCGTGGAGAGCGTCGAACTCCTCGCACATCTGCTGCACCCCGATGCCGCGCCGATGCCCGCGGGCGTGGCAGTACCCGTGCGCCTCGAACCCGTCGGGACGTCATATATCGAACGTGACTAACCCGTTCATGGCCGCACTCTCTGCAGACGCGAGCCTACGTGGCGTCCGTAGCGAAACGTAAGAGCAGGGAGGTTGTATGAGCCAAACATTCAAATCGTCCGCCAGTCAAGGCTCCCATCCGCCGTGAATGCTACCAAGCAACTCTTCTCTCCCCGCCAAGTCGCCGAGGGCCTAGGTGTAGGTGAATCCACCCTCAAGCGCTGGGTTGACGCTGGCCGCCTCAAGGCGCACCGCACGGCCGGCGGACACCGCCGCGTTTCCCTAGCCGAGGTGCTCCGGTTCGTACGCCAGGGGGACGCGGAGTTGCTCCACCCGGAAGTGTTTGGGCTGCGCGGCCTCACGGGCATGGCTGCCCTTGCCAGTGACGATGACGACCCGATGGGACGTGCCCTCGAAGTGCTCGGCGCGCTCGGTCTCGCCCTCGACGCTATCGCCGAGGGGATCACGGTGGCCGACATGCGCCGCGAGGGCGAGCCGCTCGTGTTCGCCAACCGCGCCTTTTATGACATCACCGGCTACAAACCGGAGGAGACCCTGGGGCGCAACTGCCGCTTCCTCCAAGGGGCCGACACGGACCCCGAAGCAGTGCAGGCGATCCGCCGGGGCCTTGCCGCCGGCAAACCGGTGGATGTCGAGCTGCTGAACTACCGCAAGGACGGCACTCCCTTCTGGAATCGCCTCTCTCTGGTCCCTGTCGCCGGCGGGAGGGCGCGTCCCGATCACTATGTAGGCGTGCAGCGCGATGTGACGCTGCTCCGTGAGGCTCAGCATCGCCGAGCAGTCGCAGCTCCCAGCGAGCAAGGGTGACGCCCGAGGCGCGGGTGGTGCCGAGCGTCGCGGAGGGCAGGCGTCTCTCCGATACGCGCGCGGCGGCCAGGCACCGAGTAC is a genomic window of Bacteroidota bacterium containing:
- a CDS encoding efflux RND transporter permease subunit, whose translation is MRLTRSALDNRVVVYVAVALLAFAGLRAYLALPRAEDPGFVIRNAVVSVLWPGASAERVERHIAEPMERALEEVKGASHVETSIQAGAAGFSFEIEYAVADVEGAWTEMREAIADVVPGLPPGVIGPFINDDFGDVFGTVIAITGDDYTPVELERAALELRRRILALDDARSVQLDGVLQRQVVVEYDPARLAALGVSTGYLIGQLQQRNLVAPGGDLQVDGQQIALRTDGAFESVADIEAMALRLSTGEVVSLRDIATVRDAYQDPARQLVRYSGQPAITVGVSMADDGKLTEFGPEVMRVVAETEADLPAGLDFHTVVYQPEVVQSLTSEFVWSLIQAVAIVIGVLLLALGVRTGLVVAASIPLTMFAAFLCMQFFGITINQMSLTALIVALGLLVDNSIVVAEQTLTDLQRGKSKRAAILGATREMALPLLVASMCTVAALLPTYLAESSSAEYTSALFEVLLFSLVVSWMLALTLIPVLCLVFLKADRGTGEDDAKMSRWERLTQRFRRSTDDETAGTEQPAQQDEGNAYDSKLYRTYRGTLTAMVRRPWLSLGGFVAVLFGAFALFGTLVPQQFFPTKEYEVFNVELDLPYGTSIAQTERVVADLERFYADSLAGSLAANGEVETPGVLRWAAYVGSAPPRYTLSYAPKAPRPGYAYLLVTGTSHEIQPDVFIRTEQYLQRAHPDVTVRAQRVRNGPAIDYPVEVRISGPDPAVLEGLAADLRDHLRAVPGTANVGTDWGRRQATLDIAVDHDAARRAGLSTADITTSLQTALDGVPLTALQEGDDLVPVVLRSTDALAGAEALNRLDLYSQATGRTVPFGQVAQATVVYEPGTIERYAGQRTITVETDIAHDAGPFVTPFSLQAEVGAYMTDAAWPAGYSYAYGGDIEESADSQDAINAKQGIAIVVILLLLVLQFNALRPPTIVLLTLPFAFIGVTLGMLVSGYAFGFMPLLGTIALFGILINNAVVLLDRIGSLRRRGLDGEQAVIHAAEQRLRPILLTAATTAGGLIPLWISGNPLFAPMAVAMLFGLVASSALTPGLVPVLYTLFYRLRFRDFAYDPDASTDAELVDEDARTSEMQTGAFGGDGATASPTVVPA
- a CDS encoding PAS domain-containing protein, which codes for MNATKQLFSPRQVAEGLGVGESTLKRWVDAGRLKAHRTAGGHRRVSLAEVLRFVRQGDAELLHPEVFGLRGLTGMAALASDDDDPMGRALEVLGALGLALDAIAEGITVADMRREGEPLVFANRAFYDITGYKPEETLGRNCRFLQGADTDPEAVQAIRRGLAAGKPVDVELLNYRKDGTPFWNRLSLVPVAGGRARPDHYVGVQRDVTLLREAQHRRAVAAPSEQG
- a CDS encoding ABC transporter substrate-binding protein; translated protein: MSTPRIVSLLPSATEIVCALGLADRLVGVTHECDWPPEVAGLPVVTRSRIPADASSAEIDALVREQLQTEAALYTLDEETLATLAPDLLVTQALCDVCAVAEAEVAAAACRLPGSPRVLNLEPMTLAEVLGSIRAVGDATGVDATPVVAALEARIRAVAAAVARRSRPRVAMVEWLDPPFSAGHWNPELVHLAGGTEVLGRTGTASRTLQWEEVVAAQPEVVVVACCGFEIPRALEDIGVLDAVEGWATVPAARDGRVFVVDGSGLFARPGPRLVESVELLAHLLHPDAAPMPAGVAVPVRLEPVGTSYIERD
- a CDS encoding amino acid permease, translated to MASPPTSSTPAAGRFGTFAGVFTPNVLTILGIILFLRTGWVVGQAGLYGALLIIALANAISFLTGLSLSAIATSMDVKAGGNYYLISRSLGLEIGGAIGIPLYLSQAISVAFYIIGFTEAISGLAAVQGIPPQTIATGVALVFVVIAWVGADFALKIQYGILAILIAALISFFTGGWGEFVEPNLTQSYTDGISFWVVFAVFFPAVTGIEVGISLSGDLKDPSHSIPLGTITSIVVTALVYVAAAVWFAFQLPADILISDNLSMERIASVPVLILAGVAASTLSSALGSVLAAPRTLQAVSKDRVVPGWIASNLGSPTEPRMAVLITGVVAVVVIWAGDLDFVAPIITMFFLNTYGMVNLVAGIERLVGNPSYRPRFNVPLIVPLLGAAGCYGAMFLINAPATVAAIVISYGLFFALSRRGTRRAWGDVRSGIWTSIARYALLNLDRTPAADDTRNWRPHLMVFTGQPHNREHLVALAEWLSRGRGLVTFFQLITGTVAEANKPKLRETAERHIRSYIQDRQMTAFAEAQIVPDFREGAVAVAQAHGIGPLESNTALMGWSGTPGGRVLLMDLVRSFSDLHKSVLFLRMDETKGFGQKRRIHVWWGGRGGNGDLMLLLAYLLTQHRFWDDAEICVHRIVDAKEAIDATRAHTEALLDDVRVEANVVIIVRKPPSSPDRLPILDLIARNSVNADLTFLGMPRPADGESEAAAERLDRLAQAVGTAVLVHNGQDQEGLLEGE